A single Thermodesulfobacteriota bacterium DNA region contains:
- a CDS encoding radical SAM protein, with protein MKEPLPRTVRFRPGERNVFLHLLTACNLACRHCYINPSQHGTSILSPATAVQWLGSLAAPGRETNLVLLGGEPTLHPELPAIIHAARGLGYRSITVDTNGFLFHEFLDRVGPAALDFLSFSLDGPDATVNDPIRGEGVFATCTTNLREAVHRGFTVSLIFTVSRLNLSALAAMPPLLAAWGVSRFFIQVIGIRGKPAVNGQESLQLSPQEWLAAVPPVASAAARLGIHTVFPKVFLDSDEPFQCAGAVADNLFVFPNGRVYRCPLCEDYPVHAFVMKDGRLEKQQGLTEDRFFGLAVPEGCVMHRLLQPGNLEYDEKGRPVWRVSCCLLKQEIPAGG; from the coding sequence ATGAAGGAGCCCCTGCCCCGCACCGTGCGCTTCCGGCCCGGGGAGCGCAACGTCTTTCTCCACCTCCTCACTGCCTGCAATTTGGCCTGTCGCCACTGCTATATCAATCCAAGCCAGCATGGCACATCCATTCTCTCCCCAGCCACTGCGGTGCAGTGGCTGGGCTCTCTCGCTGCCCCTGGCCGGGAGACCAACCTCGTACTCCTGGGCGGCGAGCCAACCCTGCACCCAGAGTTGCCGGCCATCATTCACGCCGCCCGGGGGCTAGGCTACCGCTCCATCACCGTGGACACCAACGGCTTTCTCTTCCACGAGTTCCTCGATCGGGTGGGGCCAGCAGCGCTGGATTTTCTGTCCTTCAGCCTGGACGGTCCAGACGCGACTGTGAATGACCCGATCCGGGGCGAGGGGGTCTTTGCCACCTGCACCACCAACCTCCGAGAGGCAGTGCACCGGGGCTTTACGGTAAGCCTTATCTTCACCGTCAGCCGCCTCAACCTTTCGGCCCTGGCCGCCATGCCGCCGTTGCTCGCCGCCTGGGGGGTAAGCCGCTTCTTCATCCAGGTGATCGGCATCCGCGGCAAGCCCGCTGTCAACGGTCAGGAATCGCTGCAGCTATCTCCTCAAGAGTGGCTGGCCGCCGTACCGCCAGTGGCCTCAGCCGCCGCTCGCCTGGGAATCCACACCGTCTTTCCCAAGGTCTTCTTGGACTCGGACGAGCCTTTCCAGTGTGCCGGCGCCGTGGCCGACAACCTGTTCGTCTTCCCCAACGGTCGCGTCTATCGCTGTCCCTTGTGCGAAGACTATCCGGTGCACGCCTTCGTCATGAAGGACGGCCGGCTGGAGAAGCAGCAAGGATTGACCGAGGATCGCTTCTTCGGACTCGCCGTCCCGGAGGGCTGCGTCATGCACCGCCTGCTGCAGCCTGGGAATCTGGAGTACGACGAGAAAGGCCGGCCGGTGTGGCGGGTCTCCTGCTGTCTTCTCAAGCAGGAGATCCCAGCAGGCGGCTGA
- a CDS encoding deaminase translates to MTHETFMAMALAEAESALAAGEFPVGCVLVHATGQVVARGRRLGSMRADELDHAEMRAIRQLLTDWPEMDRRTLTAYTTMEPCLMCLAALLLNGIQAIVYAYEDVWGGGTDLPLATLRPLYQGMTLRFRAGVCRAESLSLFARFFATPENRYWAGSPLAQYTLAQARAMSLLP, encoded by the coding sequence TTGACACACGAGACCTTCATGGCGATGGCCCTGGCCGAGGCAGAGAGCGCCCTCGCTGCCGGCGAGTTTCCGGTTGGCTGTGTGCTCGTGCACGCAACTGGTCAAGTCGTGGCCCGAGGTCGCCGTCTCGGTAGCATGCGGGCTGACGAACTGGACCACGCTGAGATGCGAGCCATCCGCCAGCTGCTGACTGATTGGCCGGAGATGGACCGCAGGACCCTGACCGCCTACACCACCATGGAGCCCTGCCTCATGTGTCTGGCTGCCCTGCTCCTCAACGGCATCCAAGCCATCGTCTACGCGTACGAGGACGTGTGGGGAGGCGGCACCGACCTGCCCCTTGCCACTCTCCGGCCTCTCTATCAGGGGATGACCCTCCGCTTTCGGGCTGGAGTATGCCGCGCCGAGAGCCTTTCCCTCTTCGCCCGTTTCTTCGCCACCCCCGAGAACCGTTACTGGGCAGGCTCGCCATTGGCCCAGTACACCCTCGCCCAAGCTCGCGCCATGAGCCTCCTGCCATGA
- a CDS encoding periplasmic heavy metal sensor has product MKRTAFVLAVVVSLATIGLGLADARGPGRGVGGVGGCGGPCVSGAGPGGYAAPDAASQEVRAAFLAETVELRRTLAVKRAELAALMAGDSPDPARAGGLQGEVFDLESQLQQAATDAGLPAWGGGDCPGPGNCGTGPRGGWRQGSTAAPPPAR; this is encoded by the coding sequence ATGAAGCGTACTGCATTTGTGCTGGCCGTTGTCGTTTCCCTGGCCACTATTGGCCTTGGCCTGGCCGATGCCCGTGGACCCGGTCGCGGCGTTGGCGGCGTTGGCGGCTGTGGCGGCCCCTGCGTCTCGGGGGCGGGCCCTGGTGGCTACGCTGCGCCGGACGCCGCTTCCCAGGAGGTTCGCGCCGCTTTCCTGGCTGAGACCGTCGAGCTGCGGCGCACGTTGGCTGTGAAGCGGGCCGAGTTGGCAGCCCTCATGGCAGGTGACAGCCCGGACCCGGCTCGAGCTGGCGGTCTGCAGGGAGAGGTCTTCGATCTGGAAAGCCAGTTGCAGCAGGCGGCGACCGACGCCGGGCTGCCGGCCTGGGGCGGCGGCGACTGCCCCGGCCCTGGCAACTGCGGCACCGGTCCCCGAGGCGGCTGGCGCCAGGGCTCGACCGCCGCGCCGCCTCCCGCCCGCTAG